A region of Sesamum indicum cultivar Zhongzhi No. 13 linkage group LG7, S_indicum_v1.0, whole genome shotgun sequence DNA encodes the following proteins:
- the LOC105166140 gene encoding uncharacterized protein LOC105166140 isoform X1, producing the protein MSPLLASLIPSIATAQLPLKPPNSPLSQFPHRSSPEINTISRRNAAVLLSSIITPLLPSFLQPRLASALSFGISGPKEWLKEQKKKSAKFLLAPVDASRNILQSAYLLLMKSEAEFGENDLEEVQKLFVSAARDCVPQDRNSFVEFQANTGVEVCTFRLIVKNASSLLDDKDPIKLEAEAKLSDLVRSFSSLNGIARESGVQLTSDSRQRAADALKDTISSLNNFEQVIKDCLQV; encoded by the exons ATGTCACCGCTCCTCGCCTCTCTAATCCCCTCTATCGCCACCGCTCAGCTGCCGCTAAAACCTCCAAACTCTCCCCTATCTCAATTCCCCCACCGCTCGTCCCCTGAAATCAACACAATCTCACGGCGAAATGCAGCCGTTTTGCTCTCGTCAATCATCACTCCACTTCTCCCTTCTTTCCTCCAACCACGCCTCGCCTCCGCGTTGTCATTCGGCATCT CAGGACCAAAGGAATGGCTGAAAGAGCAAAAGAAGAAGTCCGCCAAGTTTCTCTTAGCTCCGGTCGATGCCTCTCGCAACATCCTTCAGTCTGCCTATCTCTTACTAA TGAAAAGTGAAGCAGAGTTCGGTGAAAATGACTTGGAAGAAGTTCAAAAGTTGTTTGTTTCGGCTGCTAGAGACTGTGTTCCTCAGGACAGGAATTCTTTCGTTGAGTTCCAAGCTAACACTGGAGTTGAG GTTTGCACATTCCGGTTGATTGTGAAAAATGCATCATCTTTGCTTGATGACAAAGATCCAATCAAGTTAGAAGCTGAAGCCAAGCTCAGTGATCTCGTAAG atcattttcttctcttaaTGGCATTGCAAGGGAAAGTGGGGTTCAACTTACTTCAGACAG CAGACAAAGAGCTGCAGATGCACTTAAAGATACAATATCTTCACTAAACAACTTTGAGCAGGTTATCAAGGATTGTCTTCAAGTTTGA
- the LOC105166140 gene encoding uncharacterized protein LOC105166140 isoform X2, whose translation MSPLLASLIPSIATAQLPLKPPNSPLSQFPHRSSPEINTISRRNAAVLLSSIITPLLPSFLQPRLASALSFGISGPKEWLKEQKKKSAKFLLAPVDASRNILQSAYLLLMKSEAEFGENDLEEVQKLFVSAARDCVPQDRNSFVEFQANTGVEVCTFRLIVKNASSLLDDKDPIKLEAEAKLSDLVRSFSSLNGIARESGVQLTSDRQRAADALKDTISSLNNFEQVIKDCLQV comes from the exons ATGTCACCGCTCCTCGCCTCTCTAATCCCCTCTATCGCCACCGCTCAGCTGCCGCTAAAACCTCCAAACTCTCCCCTATCTCAATTCCCCCACCGCTCGTCCCCTGAAATCAACACAATCTCACGGCGAAATGCAGCCGTTTTGCTCTCGTCAATCATCACTCCACTTCTCCCTTCTTTCCTCCAACCACGCCTCGCCTCCGCGTTGTCATTCGGCATCT CAGGACCAAAGGAATGGCTGAAAGAGCAAAAGAAGAAGTCCGCCAAGTTTCTCTTAGCTCCGGTCGATGCCTCTCGCAACATCCTTCAGTCTGCCTATCTCTTACTAA TGAAAAGTGAAGCAGAGTTCGGTGAAAATGACTTGGAAGAAGTTCAAAAGTTGTTTGTTTCGGCTGCTAGAGACTGTGTTCCTCAGGACAGGAATTCTTTCGTTGAGTTCCAAGCTAACACTGGAGTTGAG GTTTGCACATTCCGGTTGATTGTGAAAAATGCATCATCTTTGCTTGATGACAAAGATCCAATCAAGTTAGAAGCTGAAGCCAAGCTCAGTGATCTCGTAAG atcattttcttctcttaaTGGCATTGCAAGGGAAAGTGGGGTTCAACTTACTTCAGACAG ACAAAGAGCTGCAGATGCACTTAAAGATACAATATCTTCACTAAACAACTTTGAGCAGGTTATCAAGGATTGTCTTCAAGTTTGA
- the LOC105166139 gene encoding uncharacterized protein LOC105166139: MSNHENGLPNDKPWPELKLPELLSSDSLRALHAAIESEWDFLRRSACQTAAGRALWKQVIHDPLAELFAGETYLKSVYEKIKKDRLNNAREISGVILAVRTLWFDSKLEAALSSSDGGGAQVVLLGAGMDARSYRLSCLKESTVFEVDFPDVLHAKATIVEAAANSRNEHHHPTMVAKSLIRVAADLTEDDWIEKLQISGFEPEKSTVWILEGILYYLSHSHAINVLKIIAEKCNITNTVLLADFMNRQATTLSSSTFHFYCDWPDQLLPSLGFSDVKLSQIGDPDAHFGLLQDPLNLFNKLRKLPRSIQTHPDDGTPCGRLYLLQASGSPNQSSS, encoded by the exons ATGTCGAATCACGAAAATGGGCTTCCAAACGACAAGCCTTGGCCAGAACTTAAGTTACCTGAATTGCTAAGTAGTGACAGTCTTAGAGCTCTTCATGCAGCGATTGAAAGTGAGTGGGATTTCCTTCGGCGATCAGCGTGCCAGACGGCAGCAGGAAGAGCATTGTGGAAGCAGGTGATCCATGACCCGCTGGCTGAGTTATTTGCAGGCGAGACATACCTGAAAAGCGTTTACGAAAAGATTAAGAAAGATAGGCTTAACAATGCCAGGGAAATTTCTGGGGTGATTCTCGCTGTTCGAACACTTTGGTTTGATTCGAAACTTGAAGCGGCTCTGAGTTCCTCTGATGGTGGAGGAGCACAGGTTGTTCTGCTGGGTGCAG GAATGGATGCAAGATCATATCGTCTAAGCTGCTTGAAAGAAAGCACAGTTTTTGAGGTTGATTTTCCTGACGTTTTGCATGCAAAAGCAACTATTGTAGAGGCAGCAGCAAATTCCAGGAATGAACATCATCATCCAACCATGGTGGCAAAATCATTGATCAGAGTAGCAGCTGACCTGACAGAAGATGACTGGATCGAAAAGCTCCAAATATCAGGGTTTGAGCCAGAGAAGAGTACAGTTTGGATTCTGGAGGGAATCCTGTATTATCTCTCTCATTCCCATGCCATAAATGTGCTTAAAATCATTGCAGAGAAATGCAATATTACCAACACAGTGCTCTTAGCAGACTTCATGAACAGACAAGCAACCACATTATCCAGCTCCACCTTCCACTTCTATTGTGATTGGCCAGATCAACTACTGCCGTCTCTAGGTTTTTCTGATGTTAAGCTTTCACAGATTGGTGATCCAGATGCTCATTTTGGTTTATTACAAGATCCGCTAAATTTGTTTAACAAGCTACGCAAGTTGCCCAGATCAATTCAAACTCACCCAGATGATGGGACACCATGCGGTCGCTTGTATTTGTTGCAGGCTTCTGGTTCACCCAATCAAAGTAGTTCATGA
- the LOC105166142 gene encoding DUF21 domain-containing protein At1g47330: MADDIPCCESKFFLFVLIIIGLVAFAGLMAGLTLGLMSLGLVDLEVLSKSGRPQDRIHASKILPVVKNQHLLLCTLLIGNSLAMESLPIFLDKLVPPWAAILVSVTLILMFGEILPQAICTRYGLTVGATTAPFVRLLLWLFFPVAYPISKFLDWMLGKGHAALLRRAELKTFVDFHGNEAGKGGDLTHDETTIIAGALELTEKTAKDAMTPIAKAFSLDLDGTLNLETLNAIMTMGHSRVPVYYKNPNNIIGLILVKNLLAVDPDDSVPLRKMLIRKIPRVSENMPLYDILNEFQKGHSHLAVVYKDSKQTKETLQKTKEDNQNFAIKSISNESDSIFNKADDQVKKSPPSTPAFKKRHRGCSFCILDLDTSPIPEFSPDQEVVGVITMEDVIEELLQEEILDETDEYVNIHNRIKINMNASQDKAPQLNSIQALPPTSAPPLQSVASSTPQ, translated from the exons ATGGCTGATGATATTCCATGTTGCGAGAGCAAGTTTTTTCTGTTTGTGCTGATAATCATAGGGCTGGTGGCCTTTGCTGGCCTCATGGCTGGTCTGACTCTTGGCCTCATGTCTCTTGGCCTTGTAGACCTTGAAGTTCTCAGCAAATCTGGCCGCCCCCAAGATCGCATACATGCCT CTAAAATACTTCCGGTGGTGAAAAATCAACATCTTTTGCTTTGCACACTCTTGATTGGCAACTCTCTGGCGATGGAG TCACTTCCCATATTCTTGGACAAGCTTGTGCCTCCATGGGCAGCAATTCTGGTTTCGGTCACACTCATCCTCATGTTTGGTGAG ATATTGCCTCAAGCAATCTGTACTCGCTATGGATTAACTGTTGGAGCAACTACGGCACCATTTGTTCGCCTTCTTCTTTGGCTGTTCTTCCCGGTCGCTTATCCAATTAGCAAg TTTCTGGATTGGATGCTCGGTAAGGGGCATGCTGCACTATTACGTAGAGCTGAGCTGAAAACTTTTGTTGATTTCCATGGCAATGAG GCTGGGAAAGGTGGGGATCTGACGCATGATGAAACGACAATAATTGCTGGTGCACTGGAATTGACTGAGAAGACTGCAAAAGATGCCATGACTCCTATAGCGAAGGCATTTTCTCTTGATCTGGACGGAACTCTTAATTT GGAGACATTGAATGCTATAATGACAATGGGCCATAGTAGAGTTCCTGTTTACTATAAAAATCCAAACAATATCATTGGACTCATATTG GTTAAAAATCTTCTGGCAGTTGATCCTGATGATTCAGTTCCTCTaagaaaaatgttaataaGGAAAATTCCTCG GGTCTCAGAAAACATGCCCCTTTATGATATTCTGAATGAATTCCAGAAGGGTCACAGCCACCTTGCTGTTGTCTATAAGGATTCAAAACAAACGAAAGAGACATTGCAGAAAACTAAAGAAG ATAATCAGAACTTTGCAATAAAATCCATCTCAAATGAATCTGACTCCATCTTCAATAAGGCTGATGATCAAGTGAAGAAAAGTCCTCCATCTACTCCTGCTTTCAAGAAGAGACACAGGGGCTGTTCGTTTTGTATTTTGGATTTGGATACCTCTCCGATTCCTGAGTTTTCACCTGATCAAGAAGTAGTTGGTGTTATTACCATGGAAGATGTCATTGAGGAACTTCTTCAG GAGGAGATACTGGACGAAACAGATGAATATGTGAACATACATAACAG GATAAAGATTAACATGAATGCTTCTCAGGATAAGGCTCCTCAGTTAAACTCCATTCAAGCTTTACCTCCAACTTCAGCACCTCCTCTTCAATCAGTTGCTTCCAGTACTCCACAATAG
- the LOC105166141 gene encoding probable methyltransferase PMT28, giving the protein MAIARFGRQVKRSYQSYGFCVKLSAVVILGLCFVLVWSLFSNFSVTSQRESFDDIAEPVPASNWKVSDFQTHSNKIEPKKGQESDDRRFRSGLDDKDKKINNGSVPLKPEKKPENLNAKASGKSGDGNTKLPEKGGEKENQENEGSEVEEVIKEKEDNEGNDKEGEDVDSDVNANETVERNVDLIDTDDLDQEAVDEDDGGLRNRKKKKKLGPVFDPKVQYTWKLCNTRSKQNYIPCIDIESATGRLLSYRHHERSCPRSAVMCLVPLPHDGYGDPVRWPESKTKILYQNVAHPKLAAYIKAQDWLVESGEYLTFPQNQSVFKGGIQHYLDSIEEMVPDIEWGKNIRIVLDMGCKDSSFGASLLEKDVFTLTLGLKDDLVDLAQVALERGFPAVVSPFATRRLRFPSGVFDAIHCSECSVSWHSNGGKLILEMNRILRPGGYFILSTKHNSIEAEEAWSTLTVSICWNILADKTDEVSDIGVKIYQKPEMNDIYELRRKKVPPLCKENENPDAAWYIPLKTCLHTIPEAIEQRGTEWPAEWPKRLHTFPDWMNNREKLIADTKHWKAIVNNSYLIGMGIDWSTIRNVMDMKAISGGFAAALLDQKVWVMNVVPVHAPDTLPIIFERGLVGIYHDWCESFGTYPRSYDLLHADHLFSRLKNRCKQPIVIVVEMDRILRPGGWAIVRDKVEILNPLEEILRSLHWEIRMTFAQDKEGILCAQKTMWRP; this is encoded by the exons atGGCTATAGCAAGATTTGGGCGCCAAGTGAAGCGCTCTTATCAGTCGTATGGGTTCTGCGTGAAGTTGTCAGCAGTTGTAATCTTGGGCCTGTGTTTTGTACTTGTGTGGTCtctgttttcaaatttttcagtGACTTCTCAAAGGGAAAGTTTTGATGATATTGCTGAGCCAGTACCTGCATCGAATTGGAAAGTCAGTGATTTTCAAACTCATTCTAACAAGATTGAACCGAAGAAAGGCCAAGAAAGTGATGACCGGAGATTTAGGTCTGGATTGGATGacaaagacaagaaaattaataatgggTCTGTGCCATTGAAGCCTGAGAAAAAGCCAGAAAACTTGAATGCTAAAGCTTCTGGGAAAAGTGGTGATGGAAATACAAAGTTGCCGGAAAAGGGGGGTGAaaaggaaaatcaagaaaatgaggGATCTGAGGTGGAGGAGgtaattaaagaaaaggaGGACAATGAAGGGAATGATAAAGAAGGTGAAGATGTGGATAGTGATGTCAATGCAAATGAGACTGTGGAAAGAAATGTTGATTTGATTGATACAGATGACTTGGATCAGGAAGCtgttgatgaagatgatggaGGATTGAGGaacagaaagaagaagaagaaattgggTCCAGTATTTGATCCTAAAGTACAATATACGTGGAAATTATGCAACACAAGGAGCAAGCAGAACTACATTCCTTGCATTGATATTGAATCTGCCACGGGAAGATTGCTGAGTTACCGGCATCACGAAAGGAGTTGCCCTAGATCAGCTGTTATGTGTCTTGTTCCCCTTCCCCATGATGGTTACGGGGATCCAGTGCGCTGGCCTGAAAGCAAAACAAAG ATATTGTATCAAAATGTGGCACATCCAAAATTAGCTGCATATATTAAGGCACAGGATTGGTTGGTAGAATCTGGAGAATATCTCACTTTTCCACAGAATCAGTCTGTATTCAAGGGTGGAATTCAGCACTATCTAGACTCCATAGAAGAG ATGGTACCAGACATTGAATGGGGAAAAAACATTCGCATTGTTCTAGATATGGGATGTAAAGATTCGAGCTTTGGAGCTTCTCTACTTGAGAAGGATGTCTTCACACTTACACTCGGCTTGAAAGATGACCTAGTGGACCTAGCACAAGTTGCCCTTGAGCGTGGATTCCCTGCAGTAGTTAGCCCTTTTGCAACTCGAAGGCTTCGTTTTCCAAGTGGAGTCTTCGATGCAATTCATTGCAGTGAATGCAGTGTTTCTTGGCATTCAAATG GTGGTAAACTTATCCTTGAGATGAATAGGATACTGAGACCTGGAGGgtatttcattttatcaaCAAAGCATAACAGTATTGAAGCTGAAGAAG CTTGGTCCACATTGACGGTATCGATTTGTTGGAACATCCTAGCTGATAAAACCGATGAGGTTAGTGACATAGGTGTCAAGATATATCAAAAGCCAGAAATGAATGACATATATGAACTGAGACGAAAGAAAGTACCACCTCTCTGCAAGGAAAATGAGAACCCCGATGCTGCCTG GTATATTCCACTGAAAACTTGTCTGCACACCATTCCGGAAGCCATTGAACAACGTGGGACTGAGTGGCCTGCAGAATGGCCAAAGAGGCTTCATACCTTTCCCGACTGGATGAACAACAGAGAGAAATTGATTGCCGACACTAAGCACTGGAAAGCTATTGTGAACAATTCTTATCTAATAGGAATGGGCATCGATTGGTCGACTATCAGGAATGTAATGGACATGAAAGCCATAAGTGGAGG ATTTGCAGCTGCACTTTTGGACCAGAAGGTTTGGGTTATGAACGTGGTCCCAGTTCATGCACCAGATACACTTCCCATAATTTTTGAACGTGGGCTTGTCGGCATTTACCATGACTGGTGTGAATCTTTCGGTACTTACCCAAGGTCTTATGACCTTCTCCATGCTGATCATCTCTTCTCAAGGCTTAAGAACAG ATGTAAGCAGCCCATAGTGATTGTTGTCGAGATGGACCGCATACTAAGGCCTGGAGGTTGGGCAATTGTTCGCGACAAAGTAGAAATTCTTAATCCTCTAGAAGAAATCTTGAGAAGCCTCCACTGGGAAATCAGAATGACTTTTGCACAAGATAAGGAAGGCATCCTATGCGCCCAGAAAACCATGTGGCGGCCCTGA
- the LOC105166143 gene encoding S-adenosyl-L-methionine-dependent tRNA 4-demethylwyosine synthase: protein MYPSLPPTRLTLLTLLSATATFYFLYKSRHRHSRLLTRLCQAVTGPGLRCGNPASYKRGKLLFLSQTDTSKNLAQRLHALLTLNDLPFDLVDPKDYEPEDLCKESLVLIVASTWENGGAPENGVFLVNWLTESADDFRVGALVLKECKYAVFGVGSRSYGETYNAVARGVSVKLRKLGASELVELGEGDVDEADLDEVFDLWSKKVVGVLKDKLGENGQHFENYGVECESEGEGEFSEEDDDEDAENGGDSAIVDLEDIAGKGPSRRSVVATKANGKVNGEVLNGEKEMVTPVLRANLEKQGYKIIGSHSGVKLCRWTKSQLRGRGGCYKHSFYGIESHRCMETTPSLACANKCVFCWRHHTNPVGKSWKWKMDDPLVIVDTAIELHTKMIRQMKGVPGVKAERLSEGLSPRHCALSLVGEPIMYPEINALVDELHRRRISTFLVTNAQFPERIKMLKPITQLYVSVDAATKDSLKAIDRPLFGDFWERFIDSLKSLREKQQRTVYRLTLVKGWNTEDVDAYSSLFDVGSPDFIEIKGVTYCGSSATSKLTMENVPWHSDVKEFSEALAQKSNGMYEVACEHVHSCCVLLAKVDKFKVNGQWYTWIDYDKFHDLVSAGEPFTSKDYMAPTPSWAVYGAEEGGFDPLQSRFRKERHHKSSR from the exons ATGTACCCATCACTTCCCCCTACCCGCCTCACTCTCCTCACCCTCCTCTCCGCCACGGCCACCTTCTACTTCCTGTACAAATCGCGCCACCGCCACAGCCGCCTCCTCACGCGCCTCTGCCAAGCCGTCACAGGACCAGGTTTGCGATGCGGGAACCCTGCTTCTTATAAAAGAGGGAAACTTTTGTTCCTATCGCAAACCGACACTTCCAAGAACCTAGCGCAGCGTCTCCATGCGCTCTTAACCCTCAACGATCTTCCCTTTGATCTTGTTGATCCCAAGGACTATGAGCCTGAGGATTTATGTAAAGAATCTCTTGTTTTGATTGTTGCTTCCACTTGGGAAAATGGTGGGGCCCCTGAAAATGGAGTCTTTTTGGTAAATTGGTTAACGGAGAGCGCTGATGATTTTAGGGTTGGGGCCCTGGTGCTGAAGGAATGTAAATATGCCGTTTTTGGGGTGGGGAGCAGGAGTTATGGTGAAACGTATAATGCTGTGGCCAGGGGTGTTTCAGTGAAGTTGCGGAAGCTCGGGGCGAGTGAGCTGGTGGAGTTGGGGGAGGGGGATGTGGATGAGGCGGATTTGGATGAGGTGTTTGATCTGTGGAGTAAGAAGGTTGTTGGGGTTTTGAAGGATAAATTAGGAGAGAATGGGCagcattttgaaaattatgggGTTGAGTGTGAAAGTGAAGGTGAAGGTGAGTTTAGTGAGGAAGACGATGATGAGGATGCAGAGAATGGTGGTGATTCAGCCATCGTTGATCTCGAGGACATTGCAGGAAAAGGTCCTTCAAGAAGATCAGTTGTGGCAACTAAGGCTAATGGAAAAGTAAATGGTGAGGTATTAAATGGGGAGAAAGAAATGGTGACGCCAGTGTTAAGGGCAAATTTAGAGAAGCAG GGGTATAAAATCATTGGTTCTCACAGTGGGGTTAAACTCTGTAGATGGACCAAGTCCCAGCTTAGAGGGCGTGGAGGTTGTTATAAGCACTCTTTTTATGGCATTGAGAGTCACAG GTGCATGGAAACCACCCCAAGTTTAGCATGTGCAAATAAATGTGTGTTTTGTTGGAGACATCACACAAATCCTGTCGGCAAAAGCTGGAAATGGAAGATGGATGATCCATTGGTGATCGTTGACACTGCCATTGAACTACATACAAAGATGATACGTCAGATGAAAGGAGTTCCAG GGGTGAAGGCAGAGCGTTTATCTGAGGGTCTTTCTCCTAGACATTGTGCTTTGTCACTTGTTGGTGAACCTATCATGTATCCGGAGATCAATGCTCTCGTAGATGAGCTACACCGAAGGCGGATCTCAACTTTTCTCGTGACAAATGCACAGTTCCCTGAAAGAATTAAGATGCTTAAACCTATCACACAG TTGTATGTGAGCGTAGATGCTGCTACAAAGGATAGCTTGAAGGCAATTGACAGACCACTCTTTGGGGACTTTTGGGAGAGATTTATT GATTCTTTAAAATCTCTGAGGGAGAAGCAACAGCGAACTGTGTATCGCTTGACACTGGTTAAAGGATGGAATACGGAAGATGTGGATGCCTATTCTAGCTTATTTGATGTTGGAAGTCCTGATTTCATTGAAATCAAAGGGGTGACATATTGTGGATC GTCAGCAACTTCAAAGTTAACGATGGAGAATGTACCCTGGCATTCTGATGTAAAAGAGTTTTCAGAAGCCTTGGCTCAAAAGAGCAATGGAATGTATGAGGTTGCTTGTGAGCACGTGCACTCATGTTGTGTTCTTCTGGCTAAAGTGGACAAATTTAAAGTCAATGGCCAATGGTATACGTGGATAGACTATGACAAGTTCCACGACCTG GTGTCGGCTGGGGAACCTTTTACCAGTAAGGATTACATGGCTCCTACACCATCTTGGGCAGTCTATGGAGCAGAAGAAGGCGGCTTCGATCCACTGCAATCTCGTTTTAGGAAAGAGCGGCACCACAAATCGTCACGCTAA